The proteins below come from a single Vampirovibrio chlorellavorus genomic window:
- a CDS encoding efflux RND transporter periplasmic adaptor subunit, with amino-acid sequence MQKKWIITGIVLTGTALCLTFLVNQGEPVPAVQLHRQNVIATLTVTGEVQGDTTIDFSPPVTARITNITVDEGDLIQPGQLLVQLESDEQKAQLQQAMAQVRQSQETYLNLKQGTRPEEIQYRKQRLIEADHRIEEAQAALNLAEAQLIDARKNARRFQELFQQELVSAQENDNAQLQASTGSQRVEQAQATLRAVINQKAQLITQLTQAENGPTRPELAAAFAAYRAAQDNAKAVRAQVRDYAIHSNLYALVVDRPKDPGDLGRPGESILTVVDPHTLEVLCSVEENDLSKVQIRDTALVVLDAFPDVALKGKIKRLGHQVNQDNGTVEAHVTLLDSEWPKLKGIGLMPGMTADVSILTRRLKQALILPASAVKKEGNRWFVYQIQNQRIRKKAVQGERLSMENFRVNAGLNEGDWVATIANDTLLTKKKVHPAPPTTDNKKP; translated from the coding sequence ATGCAAAAAAAATGGATCATAACCGGTATCGTCCTGACAGGGACAGCTCTTTGCCTCACCTTTCTGGTCAATCAAGGCGAACCGGTTCCCGCCGTCCAGCTCCACCGTCAGAACGTTATCGCCACCCTGACTGTTACTGGCGAGGTGCAAGGCGACACCACCATTGACTTCAGCCCGCCAGTAACAGCCCGGATCACCAATATTACCGTGGATGAAGGGGATCTGATTCAGCCCGGACAATTGCTGGTGCAACTGGAAAGCGATGAACAAAAGGCCCAGTTACAGCAGGCCATGGCTCAGGTTCGGCAAAGTCAGGAAACCTACCTGAACCTGAAACAAGGAACCCGTCCCGAAGAGATCCAGTACCGGAAACAACGCCTGATCGAGGCCGATCATCGTATTGAAGAGGCGCAAGCCGCCCTAAATCTGGCGGAGGCCCAGTTAATCGATGCCCGAAAAAACGCACGGCGCTTTCAGGAACTCTTTCAGCAGGAACTGGTCAGCGCCCAGGAGAACGACAACGCCCAACTGCAAGCCAGTACCGGCAGCCAACGGGTGGAACAGGCCCAGGCCACTTTGCGCGCGGTCATAAACCAGAAAGCGCAACTGATTACCCAGTTGACTCAGGCGGAAAACGGGCCCACCCGGCCAGAACTGGCTGCCGCCTTCGCCGCCTACCGTGCCGCCCAGGATAACGCCAAGGCCGTCCGGGCTCAGGTTCGGGACTATGCCATCCACAGCAACCTCTACGCGCTGGTGGTGGATCGCCCCAAAGATCCCGGGGATTTGGGCCGTCCCGGAGAAAGCATACTGACCGTGGTGGACCCTCACACGCTGGAAGTGCTTTGCTCGGTGGAGGAAAATGATTTGTCCAAGGTGCAGATACGAGACACCGCACTGGTGGTGCTGGACGCGTTTCCCGATGTGGCGCTGAAGGGCAAGATAAAACGCCTTGGGCATCAGGTTAATCAGGATAATGGCACCGTGGAAGCCCATGTGACCCTGCTGGACAGTGAATGGCCCAAGTTAAAGGGCATCGGCCTGATGCCCGGCATGACCGCCGATGTCAGCATCCTGACCCGACGCTTGAAGCAGGCCCTGATACTCCCCGCCTCCGCGGTGAAAAAAGAAGGCAACCGCTGGTTTGTCTATCAAATTCAAAATCAGCGCATCCGCAAGAAGGCCGTTCAGGGAGAGCGGCTGTCCATGGAGAACTTTCGGGTGAACGCCGGACTGAACGAAGGGGACTGGGTGGCCACCATAGCCAATGACACCCTGTTGACCAAGAAAAAAGTGCATCCCGCTCCTCCCACAACAGACAACAAGAAACCCTAG
- a CDS encoding retropepsin-like aspartic protease family protein: MNSPKSATAGLMMTLLAATLTYLQQEVPAQAQDVSPQLSEATVFFNQLANESSNPLIASLARESLNKLQGNRAVRRQVIVPLLEQPDTSLAVPALIDGKVMATFLLDTGSSYTVITPRLAAKLGVIITPETPRISLVTANGPIKAPLVKLHNISIGQVNVPEISVVVQELGNGDDLLLSGLLGMNFFQGMDITVKEDQLILGVRDQRHTSMK; encoded by the coding sequence ATGAATAGCCCCAAGAGTGCCACCGCTGGTCTGATGATGACGTTACTGGCGGCAACGCTTACCTACCTTCAGCAGGAAGTCCCGGCACAGGCGCAGGATGTCAGTCCACAGCTCAGCGAGGCTACAGTCTTTTTTAATCAACTGGCCAATGAAAGTAGCAACCCCCTGATTGCCAGTCTGGCCCGTGAAAGTCTGAACAAGCTGCAAGGCAACAGGGCCGTTCGCCGTCAGGTCATCGTACCCTTGCTGGAGCAGCCCGATACCAGCCTGGCAGTGCCCGCCCTGATTGATGGGAAGGTTATGGCCACGTTTCTGCTGGATACCGGCTCCAGTTACACGGTCATCACCCCACGGCTGGCTGCGAAACTGGGTGTGATAATCACGCCCGAAACGCCTCGAATCTCTTTGGTCACGGCCAATGGGCCCATCAAGGCCCCGCTGGTGAAACTCCACAACATCAGCATCGGGCAGGTCAATGTCCCGGAAATCAGCGTGGTGGTGCAGGAACTGGGTAACGGGGACGATCTGTTACTTAGCGGCTTGCTGGGTATGAACTTCTTTCAGGGGATGGACATCACCGTCAAAGAGGATCAGCTCATTCTGGGCGTCCGGGATCAGCGCCACACCTCCATGAAGTAG
- a CDS encoding methyltransferase gives MQAQLSAPQSQCSPFGMMMQYITGYWVSQAIYTLTKLGVPEELKNGPASAQTLADRLEANPDFLFRLLRASSAMGLLESHDNDQFSLSPLGQLLRENVPNSMRAIVLMMGEEHLTAWNRLLDGVKTGQTPFEMEFGTQCFDYMEKNQRAGDLFNAAMTSFVENEVSQVTAAYDFGQFEQLIDVGGGHGRLLASILKQHPQLSGVVFDLPHVVNGAAAIFEQDGVSDRAKAEGGDFFQAVPANADGYIMSHIIHDWSDSKSLEILKNIRRVIRPNGKLLLAETVILPGPNAINSTLMDLNMLVMTPGGRERTRAEYEALLAQAGFSLLRIIPVSTMVSIIEAVPATL, from the coding sequence ATGCAAGCACAATTATCCGCCCCCCAGTCCCAGTGTTCTCCATTCGGGATGATGATGCAATACATCACCGGTTACTGGGTATCTCAGGCCATTTACACCCTGACCAAGCTGGGCGTTCCCGAAGAATTGAAAAACGGGCCCGCCAGTGCCCAAACACTGGCCGATCGCCTGGAGGCCAACCCGGACTTTTTATTCCGCCTGTTGCGTGCCAGCAGCGCCATGGGCCTCTTAGAATCCCATGACAACGACCAGTTTTCGCTTTCCCCTTTGGGACAACTGCTGCGGGAAAACGTGCCCAACAGCATGCGAGCCATTGTATTAATGATGGGGGAAGAACATCTGACGGCCTGGAACCGGCTGCTGGATGGCGTAAAAACGGGTCAGACTCCCTTTGAAATGGAATTTGGCACCCAGTGTTTCGATTATATGGAGAAAAACCAGCGGGCCGGTGACCTTTTCAACGCGGCCATGACCTCCTTTGTGGAAAATGAAGTGTCCCAAGTCACGGCGGCTTACGATTTTGGCCAATTCGAGCAACTGATTGACGTGGGCGGCGGCCATGGCAGGCTTCTGGCCAGCATCCTGAAGCAGCATCCACAGCTGAGCGGGGTGGTGTTTGACTTGCCCCATGTGGTCAATGGCGCGGCGGCCATCTTTGAGCAGGATGGGGTGAGCGATCGGGCCAAAGCGGAAGGAGGCGACTTCTTCCAGGCCGTTCCGGCCAACGCCGATGGTTACATTATGTCGCACATCATTCACGACTGGAGCGACAGTAAATCTCTGGAGATATTGAAGAACATCCGCCGGGTCATTCGCCCCAACGGAAAACTGTTATTGGCGGAAACCGTCATTCTGCCCGGCCCCAACGCCATCAACAGTACCCTGATGGATCTGAACATGCTGGTGATGACCCCCGGCGGTCGGGAGCGTACCCGGGCGGAGTATGAAGCCCTGCTTGCTCAGGCTGGATTCTCTTTGCTCCGCATTATTCCGGTTTCGACCATGGTGTCCATTATTGAAGCGGTGCCTGCCACACTTTAA
- a CDS encoding class I SAM-dependent methyltransferase, with amino-acid sequence MSNRTITITDALYDYIIEQSLREPPVLRELRAATAELGDIKRMQISPEQGQFMALLVQLTGASRLLEVGTFTGYSTLACALALPEQGEIVACDLSAEWTQLGQRYWQQAGVQNKIQLKLGPAAETLKTLLAEGEANRFDMMFIDADKGGYDTYYELGLQLVRPGGLILIDNVLWGGDVVDAHSPDKDTQAIRRLNAKLAHDPRITISLLPIGDGLTLARRNDGP; translated from the coding sequence ATGTCCAACCGCACCATTACTATCACGGATGCCCTGTACGATTACATCATCGAACAGTCTCTGCGAGAGCCCCCCGTCTTGCGTGAACTGAGAGCGGCCACCGCCGAACTGGGCGACATCAAGCGCATGCAAATTTCTCCGGAGCAGGGACAGTTTATGGCCCTGCTGGTGCAACTCACCGGGGCCAGCCGACTGCTGGAAGTGGGCACCTTCACCGGATACAGTACCCTGGCTTGCGCCCTGGCTCTGCCTGAGCAGGGGGAGATCGTGGCCTGTGACCTCAGCGCCGAGTGGACACAGTTGGGGCAGCGCTACTGGCAACAAGCGGGGGTGCAAAATAAAATTCAGTTAAAGCTGGGCCCGGCGGCGGAAACCCTGAAAACACTGCTGGCAGAGGGGGAAGCCAACCGGTTTGACATGATGTTCATTGACGCGGACAAAGGCGGCTATGACACTTACTATGAACTGGGCCTGCAACTGGTGCGTCCGGGGGGCCTGATTTTGATCGACAACGTGTTATGGGGTGGGGATGTGGTGGATGCCCACAGCCCGGACAAGGATACCCAGGCCATTCGTCGGTTGAACGCCAAGCTGGCACACGATCCCAGAATTACCATCAGCCTGCTGCCCATTGGGGACGGGTTAACGCTGGCTCGCCGGAATGATGGGCCCTAG
- a CDS encoding ABC transporter permease, whose protein sequence is MAARFIDILPIEVYIASRYVSANLKQSLIIMLAVGIGVALIVFIPSINLSFFQYFLDKTVQNAPHITLTRELDTMPRTRQAVETLLQQESPQTQVLFSDQTNTRRRNISAYKRLMTELGRFPGVTAVAPSVREQVIIVKGSQNRTASLQGIVPSLEVAVSSLQTDVIEGNLEAMGPNDVFLGSALAEELNAGLGDRVQLITPYGNRSYKVSGLIKTGVYQQDLSTVVQPLESAQKLLRLDNQVTNIGLKITDIYQAENTARVLANLYQLKARSWMEDNKIFLDQIGNFRVIIAVINFLIVFAAATSITSILIMVVASKSREIGILKAMGTAPNAIMRLFIIQGIGLSLLGIVAGFIGAYGLITLYNLSPMAKSETILGIQRPPTVMNTEYAILAIIYALISSILASLFPAWRASRLDPVEAINQ, encoded by the coding sequence GTGGCTGCCAGATTCATAGACATCCTGCCCATTGAAGTGTACATCGCCAGCCGCTATGTCTCGGCCAACCTCAAGCAATCGCTGATTATTATGCTGGCAGTGGGCATTGGGGTGGCCCTGATTGTGTTTATCCCCTCCATCAACCTGAGCTTTTTTCAGTATTTTCTGGATAAAACCGTGCAGAACGCCCCGCACATTACCCTGACCCGGGAGCTGGACACCATGCCTCGCACCCGGCAAGCCGTGGAAACCCTGCTACAGCAGGAAAGTCCGCAAACGCAGGTACTGTTTTCAGATCAAACCAATACCCGACGTCGCAATATCTCGGCCTACAAGCGACTAATGACCGAACTGGGGCGCTTTCCCGGGGTAACGGCGGTGGCCCCCAGCGTGAGAGAGCAGGTCATTATCGTCAAAGGCAGCCAAAACCGGACTGCCAGTCTGCAAGGCATTGTTCCCTCGCTGGAAGTGGCCGTTTCCAGCCTCCAGACCGATGTGATCGAGGGCAATCTGGAGGCCATGGGACCCAACGACGTTTTTCTGGGAAGCGCTCTGGCCGAGGAACTCAACGCTGGTCTGGGCGATCGCGTCCAGCTCATCACCCCCTACGGAAATCGCAGTTACAAAGTTTCCGGGCTCATTAAAACGGGTGTCTATCAGCAGGATTTAAGCACCGTTGTGCAACCGCTGGAGTCCGCCCAGAAATTGCTGCGCCTGGATAATCAGGTCACCAATATCGGCCTGAAAATTACCGATATTTATCAGGCTGAAAATACGGCTCGCGTGCTGGCCAACCTCTACCAACTGAAAGCCCGCAGCTGGATGGAGGACAACAAGATTTTCCTGGATCAGATTGGCAACTTCCGGGTGATTATTGCGGTCATTAACTTTTTGATCGTGTTTGCGGCGGCCACCAGCATCACCAGCATCCTGATCATGGTGGTCGCCTCAAAATCACGGGAAATCGGCATTCTGAAAGCGATGGGCACAGCCCCCAACGCCATCATGCGCCTGTTTATCATTCAGGGGATCGGCTTGAGTCTGTTAGGCATTGTGGCCGGGTTCATCGGGGCCTACGGCCTGATTACCCTCTACAATTTGAGCCCTATGGCCAAAAGCGAAACCATTCTGGGGATTCAACGCCCCCCCACGGTCATGAACACGGAATACGCCATTCTGGCCATCATTTACGCCCTGATTAGCAGCATTCTGGCCAGTTTATTCCCGGCCTGGCGGGCCAGCCGCCTGGACCCCGTAGAAGCCATTAACCAGTGA
- the mscL gene encoding large-conductance mechanosensitive channel protein MscL has protein sequence MGIVQDFKAFALKGNVVDLAVGVVTGGAFGKIVSSLVSDVIMPPLALITGGINFTDMKLVLREAMVRADGKALEAITLNYGNFIQHSVDFFLIALSIFMVIQAMGRLRAAKPEEVPVVADATPTEVALLSEIRDLLKQKA, from the coding sequence ATGGGTATTGTTCAGGATTTTAAAGCGTTCGCCCTCAAGGGCAATGTGGTGGATTTGGCCGTCGGCGTGGTGACGGGCGGGGCCTTTGGCAAAATTGTCTCCTCCCTGGTTTCGGACGTGATTATGCCCCCTCTGGCCCTGATTACCGGTGGCATTAATTTTACGGATATGAAGCTGGTGCTGCGTGAGGCGATGGTTCGGGCGGACGGCAAAGCCCTGGAGGCCATCACGCTGAACTACGGTAATTTTATTCAGCACAGTGTGGACTTTTTCCTGATCGCCCTCAGTATTTTTATGGTGATTCAGGCCATGGGTCGTCTGCGGGCGGCCAAGCCCGAGGAAGTTCCGGTGGTGGCCGATGCCACCCCGACAGAGGTGGCACTGCTGAGCGAGATTCGGGATCTGCTCAAGCAAAAGGCTTAG
- a CDS encoding MTH1187 family thiamine-binding protein yields MSRLIAEIAVDPIGTQEPTESDYVVAAERALKKAVEANSSLQYQINPMSTTIEGEREDVLRVLERMHQAPFQEGARRVITTIRLDERSDQDNAMRHHTDVVLQKLAVSKGSMC; encoded by the coding sequence ATGAGTCGTCTGATTGCGGAAATCGCCGTGGATCCCATTGGCACACAGGAGCCCACCGAAAGCGACTACGTGGTAGCCGCGGAAAGGGCCCTGAAAAAGGCGGTGGAAGCCAACAGCAGTCTTCAGTATCAAATCAATCCCATGTCCACCACCATTGAGGGCGAACGAGAGGACGTGCTGCGGGTTTTGGAACGCATGCACCAGGCCCCTTTTCAAGAAGGGGCCCGACGGGTTATTACCACCATCCGGCTGGATGAGCGCTCCGATCAGGACAACGCAATGAGACATCACACGGATGTGGTGCTTCAAAAACTGGCCGTCAGCAAAGGCAGTATGTGCTAA
- a CDS encoding ABC transporter ATP-binding protein, with translation MTTAQPTMNDTVLLQTEKLMKVYGDAQPVYALNDISLTIHQGEFLSIVGPSGSGKSTLMNVLGLLDRPTGGALKYLGEESSQWGEARRSEFRNREMGFIFQAHMLLPEFTALENVLIPLRIGKTLSSQGIAKARHLLERIGLADRLHHRPGQLSGGQNQRVAIARALVNNPKIVFADEPTGALDSQTSNAVYELMREIHQEEQVTFVIVTHEQALSEKTDRVIRLLDGKIKEDVILPHPAKSQSQTPQG, from the coding sequence GTGACCACAGCGCAGCCCACCATGAATGACACCGTACTCCTGCAAACCGAAAAGCTGATGAAAGTCTACGGCGACGCCCAACCGGTGTACGCCCTCAATGATATCAGTCTCACCATTCATCAGGGAGAGTTTCTCAGCATTGTAGGGCCCAGCGGCTCCGGGAAAAGCACCCTGATGAACGTGCTGGGTTTGCTGGATCGGCCCACCGGCGGCGCCCTGAAGTATCTGGGCGAGGAGTCGTCCCAGTGGGGAGAAGCCCGTCGCTCCGAGTTTAGGAACCGGGAAATGGGTTTTATCTTTCAGGCCCACATGTTGCTGCCGGAATTTACGGCCCTGGAAAATGTGCTGATTCCGCTACGCATTGGCAAAACCCTGAGCAGTCAGGGCATAGCCAAGGCGCGACACTTGCTGGAGCGAATCGGGCTGGCCGATCGGCTGCATCATCGCCCCGGACAACTGTCAGGCGGGCAGAATCAACGGGTGGCTATCGCCCGGGCCCTGGTCAATAACCCCAAAATCGTGTTTGCCGATGAGCCCACCGGCGCGCTGGACTCTCAGACCAGCAACGCTGTCTACGAACTCATGCGGGAAATTCATCAGGAGGAGCAGGTCACGTTTGTGATTGTCACCCACGAGCAGGCCTTGTCCGAAAAAACGGATCGGGTCATACGGCTGCTGGATGGAAAAATCAAAGAGGATGTCATCCTCCCGCACCCTGCGAAATCGCAAAGCCAGACGCCGCAAGGTTAG
- a CDS encoding ShlB/FhaC/HecB family hemolysin secretion/activation protein, whose protein sequence is MTSFHPSSRISLAALLGTGLALSLSCPAFSQELSQVPAQVNPGLLNTSPLNTPPGSNSKQPAVNPELDKLPEVNLDVPEPPSIVELEGNQFHVNKIEVLGNTLVDNTVLKPIVSIYENKSVSLNELGQLVDKINEQYRKKGYLTSIAYIPPQDITAGTVQIRVLEGQVGNISIAGNKFYRTGVVARYLDQGTGDALSIPQLEKNLRRINRQGDFRVRATLSPNAIAGKTDVRLDVEERQPLQVALTFDNQGRPTIGTMRWGAELINRNVSGIGDRFSARWIGAAGTQTVLGSYFVPINRYGTEIGTTFGFTRVNVDLPKVRDTNTIIGQAFNYGLIVSQPLDREHIFVADAALNFRRVSSWLNDNRDQTQDDVRSLQFGLNFDKFDRWGRTFARAQTSVGTTWFGGNRQFWKAESVVNRVVRLPKSNYLILRSYAQYSPTALPPVEQFQLGGAYSVRGYNEGLMIGDRGYQFSVEHRWPVPGLRRVNPWLADHVQGATFFDYGRVWNDSKNTRTNPNQRGYTSLASAGLGVRARLTQYMQGYVDFGFGLLDRNDIEINSQPTARIHFGVRSDLLTDEYKSWGKDVSTVNVKPRRKGQAKKINEAKKVISSNKMLEDGAETIQAAQN, encoded by the coding sequence ATGACTAGCTTCCATCCATCCAGCCGTATCTCCCTCGCTGCCCTTCTGGGAACAGGTCTGGCCCTGAGTCTTTCCTGCCCCGCGTTTTCCCAGGAGTTAAGCCAGGTTCCCGCCCAGGTGAACCCGGGGTTGCTCAACACCTCCCCGTTAAACACCCCGCCGGGAAGCAATAGTAAACAGCCTGCCGTTAACCCGGAGCTGGACAAACTGCCTGAGGTCAACCTGGATGTTCCGGAGCCACCCAGTATTGTCGAGCTGGAAGGCAACCAGTTCCATGTGAACAAGATCGAGGTGCTGGGGAACACGCTGGTCGATAACACGGTTCTCAAGCCCATTGTATCCATTTATGAGAACAAGAGCGTCAGCCTGAACGAGCTGGGGCAGCTGGTCGACAAGATCAACGAGCAATACCGCAAAAAGGGGTATCTGACCTCTATTGCCTACATTCCCCCGCAAGACATTACCGCCGGTACAGTGCAAATTCGGGTACTGGAAGGGCAGGTGGGCAATATTTCCATTGCCGGGAACAAGTTTTATCGCACCGGCGTGGTCGCCCGTTACCTGGATCAGGGCACCGGGGACGCCTTAAGTATTCCTCAGCTGGAGAAAAACCTGCGACGGATCAACCGTCAGGGGGATTTCCGGGTGCGGGCCACGTTAAGTCCGAACGCCATCGCCGGTAAAACCGACGTGCGGCTGGATGTGGAAGAACGTCAGCCCTTGCAGGTGGCCCTGACTTTTGACAACCAGGGTCGTCCCACCATTGGGACCATGCGCTGGGGGGCCGAACTGATCAACCGGAACGTGTCCGGCATTGGCGATCGCTTCAGCGCCCGCTGGATTGGGGCCGCTGGCACCCAGACCGTTTTGGGCTCCTACTTTGTGCCCATCAACCGTTACGGTACCGAAATCGGAACCACTTTCGGCTTCACCCGGGTCAATGTGGATCTACCCAAGGTGCGTGATACCAACACCATTATCGGTCAGGCCTTCAACTACGGGTTAATCGTCTCCCAGCCTCTGGATCGGGAGCATATCTTTGTGGCGGACGCCGCCCTGAACTTTCGCCGGGTAAGCTCCTGGTTGAACGACAATCGGGATCAGACCCAGGATGATGTGCGTTCCCTGCAATTCGGTTTGAATTTTGACAAGTTCGATCGCTGGGGGCGTACTTTCGCCCGGGCCCAGACTTCGGTGGGCACCACCTGGTTTGGCGGCAATCGCCAGTTCTGGAAAGCGGAGTCAGTGGTCAACCGGGTGGTTCGTTTGCCCAAAAGCAACTACCTGATTCTGCGTAGTTATGCCCAGTACAGCCCCACCGCATTGCCCCCGGTTGAACAGTTCCAGCTGGGCGGCGCTTACAGCGTGCGTGGTTACAACGAAGGTCTGATGATTGGCGATCGGGGATACCAGTTCTCCGTGGAACACCGCTGGCCGGTGCCCGGTCTGCGACGGGTCAATCCCTGGTTGGCGGATCATGTTCAGGGGGCCACGTTTTTTGACTATGGCCGGGTGTGGAATGACAGCAAAAACACCCGAACCAACCCCAACCAGCGGGGCTATACCAGCTTGGCCAGTGCGGGTCTGGGAGTGCGGGCCCGCTTGACCCAGTACATGCAAGGCTACGTGGATTTTGGCTTCGGACTGCTGGATCGCAATGACATTGAAATCAACTCCCAGCCCACCGCACGGATTCACTTTGGGGTTCGATCCGATTTGCTGACGGATGAATACAAGTCCTGGGGCAAGGATGTTTCCACGGTCAACGTGAAACCTCGTCGCAAAGGACAGGCCAAAAAGATCAACGAAGCCAAGAAGGTCATCAGCTCCAACAAAATGCTGGAAGATGGTGCTGAAACCATTCAGGCAGCCCAAAACTGA
- a CDS encoding tetratricopeptide repeat protein, translating into MFQNRSGFLSAWMAVLILGFAGFRPSDGLAATPARKLNTPSKAAPVRGRTTTRPTTVNRAVGVKPAAQKPGSSAGAVKATPSPNAFLAYFNTGKQAYEAGRLAEAETSLKKSLSLAIQTMSPQHQNIGILYNLLGLIQMKRHNYPGATASFKQAVAIYSLRPEGPERNGFLLNEYLRMGLMAMYDGRFTEGHQYYQAALPLAEGLGDPEQVQGIQQVLSEIARIDHGPDYLSEASQTVTRWSHPEQPIQIYIADGADFADWRPGNKAIVQEAFGEWQQAMGTRLRFVFVEDPQAADIQVSWMNVPSANSAEGRFSSQSELRHGICETQAMNQFLIKDNIRLALHNTDGSAFSANVLYNTLLHEIAHAIGLISGHSRNPADVLYPNIRYEDGRRKHLSARDIATAHKLYALPPAVTNPAGIHLVRFNQFAETRLKASTAYNGGDYPSAFSQFQQALSIYPQDADSRFWMAMSAWKLKQYDVALPQFMAAANQSGQFQGEALRMAGSSLILSAQQDDQSGNHSQAEGQYQQARALLTQGLPRISMKPEQATAIQDTLSWLNQRLAMRSNIQWASTDVRNTASETSGKKKKRGWFSALFDPGTGTNQVPINMMMPSRMMGY; encoded by the coding sequence GTGTTTCAAAATCGTAGCGGCTTTTTGAGTGCCTGGATGGCTGTTTTAATTCTGGGCTTCGCTGGCTTCCGACCTTCCGACGGGCTGGCGGCTACCCCGGCCCGAAAGTTGAACACGCCGAGCAAAGCCGCCCCGGTCCGAGGCAGGACCACCACCCGGCCCACGACCGTTAACCGGGCTGTCGGTGTGAAGCCCGCTGCCCAAAAGCCGGGCTCATCCGCCGGAGCGGTAAAAGCAACGCCCAGTCCCAACGCTTTTCTGGCTTACTTCAACACGGGCAAGCAGGCCTATGAAGCGGGACGTCTCGCTGAGGCCGAAACCAGTCTCAAAAAGTCCCTGAGTCTGGCGATCCAGACCATGTCCCCCCAGCACCAGAATATTGGCATTCTCTACAATTTGCTGGGCCTGATTCAGATGAAACGCCATAACTACCCGGGCGCTACGGCTTCCTTCAAGCAGGCCGTGGCCATTTATTCGCTGCGACCCGAGGGCCCGGAACGCAACGGCTTTTTGCTGAACGAATACCTTCGCATGGGGCTGATGGCCATGTACGATGGCCGTTTCACGGAAGGCCACCAATACTATCAAGCCGCCTTGCCGCTGGCCGAAGGGTTGGGAGACCCGGAGCAAGTGCAAGGCATTCAGCAGGTTTTGAGCGAAATTGCCCGCATTGATCACGGGCCTGATTATCTAAGCGAAGCCAGTCAGACCGTCACCCGATGGAGTCACCCCGAACAACCCATTCAGATCTACATTGCCGATGGGGCAGACTTTGCCGACTGGCGCCCCGGCAACAAAGCCATTGTGCAGGAGGCCTTTGGTGAATGGCAGCAGGCCATGGGCACCCGCTTGCGCTTTGTCTTCGTGGAAGATCCGCAGGCCGCTGATATTCAGGTCAGCTGGATGAATGTGCCTTCGGCCAACAGTGCCGAGGGTCGATTTTCCAGTCAGTCCGAACTGCGCCACGGGATTTGCGAAACCCAGGCCATGAATCAGTTCCTGATTAAGGATAATATCCGGCTGGCTTTGCATAATACGGACGGGTCCGCCTTTAGCGCCAATGTTCTCTACAATACGCTGCTGCACGAGATTGCCCATGCCATTGGCCTGATTAGTGGACACAGCCGTAACCCGGCCGATGTGCTTTACCCCAACATCCGGTATGAGGATGGACGGCGCAAGCACCTGAGCGCCCGGGATATTGCCACCGCTCACAAGCTCTATGCGTTACCGCCAGCGGTTACCAATCCCGCGGGTATTCATCTGGTGCGCTTCAACCAGTTCGCCGAGACGCGACTGAAGGCCTCCACCGCCTACAACGGGGGCGATTACCCGTCGGCGTTCAGCCAGTTTCAGCAGGCCCTGTCCATCTACCCTCAGGATGCCGATTCCCGGTTCTGGATGGCCATGTCGGCCTGGAAACTCAAGCAGTACGATGTGGCGCTGCCTCAGTTTATGGCCGCCGCCAACCAGTCCGGCCAATTTCAGGGAGAGGCCCTTCGCATGGCCGGCTCCTCCCTTATTTTGTCCGCCCAGCAGGATGATCAGTCCGGTAACCATTCGCAGGCGGAGGGCCAGTATCAGCAAGCCCGTGCTTTACTCACGCAGGGGCTGCCTCGTATTTCGATGAAGCCTGAACAGGCCACCGCCATTCAGGACACGTTAAGCTGGTTAAATCAACGTTTGGCCATGCGCTCGAACATTCAGTGGGCATCCACGGATGTCCGGAATACCGCCAGCGAAACCTCCGGCAAAAAGAAAAAGCGGGGCTGGTTCTCCGCCTTGTTTGACCCCGGTACGGGCACGAATCAGGTGCCCATCAACATGATGATGCCTTCCCGGATGATGGGCTATTAA